In Fundidesulfovibrio soli, a single genomic region encodes these proteins:
- the leuA gene encoding 2-isopropylmalate synthase encodes MQTARMIEKYRPFPAVALKDRTWPDKTITQAPTWLSTDLRDGNQALFDPLDTASKLKLFKLLVDIGFKEIEVAFPSASQTDFDFVRTLIEGGHIPRDVTISVLTQAREHLIRRTVESLEGARSAIVHIYVSTAPVFREVVFQKTPDEVRRMAVEAVLLTRELTAAQPGTAWTLEFTPENFSGTELEFARDVCDDVTAAWGATPGDKVIVNLPATLELATPNVYADQIEWMHRNLARRDSVVISVHPHNDRGCAVAAAELAQLAGAERVEGCLFGNGERTGNADLVTLALNLHTQGIVPGLDFRRMAEVTAAMEELTRLPVHPRHPYAGELVFTAFSGSHQDAIKKGFAARTPESLWNVPYLPIDPADLGRGYEAIVRVNGQSGKGGVAYVMEATYGLVMPRRLQVEFAAAVQRHADTHGGEIPPETLWKLFAREYLEKTKPILYAGHQLVDVPGRQGIRLEVGAGKRTVCAMGEGNGPLDAAVHALGLPLRIHSYEERALGVGADARAASFVEVSLDGVTGSTFGVGLSPNIVTSAILAVLSGANRLLARLPKDKRQDLLDMLLGE; translated from the coding sequence ATGCAGACCGCCCGTATGATCGAGAAATACCGCCCCTTCCCCGCCGTGGCCCTCAAGGACCGCACCTGGCCGGACAAGACCATCACCCAGGCCCCCACGTGGCTCTCCACGGACCTGCGCGACGGCAACCAGGCCCTGTTCGATCCGCTGGACACCGCCTCCAAGCTCAAGCTGTTCAAGCTCCTGGTGGACATCGGCTTCAAGGAGATCGAGGTGGCCTTCCCCTCGGCCTCGCAGACCGATTTCGACTTCGTGCGCACCCTCATCGAGGGCGGGCACATCCCCCGCGACGTGACCATCTCCGTGCTGACCCAGGCCCGCGAGCACCTGATCCGGCGCACCGTGGAATCGCTGGAGGGCGCGCGCTCGGCCATCGTGCACATCTACGTGTCCACGGCCCCGGTGTTCCGCGAGGTGGTCTTCCAGAAGACGCCCGACGAAGTCCGCCGCATGGCCGTGGAGGCCGTGCTCCTGACCCGCGAGCTCACCGCCGCCCAGCCCGGCACGGCCTGGACCCTGGAGTTCACCCCCGAGAACTTCTCCGGCACGGAGCTGGAGTTCGCCCGCGACGTCTGCGACGACGTCACCGCCGCCTGGGGCGCCACCCCCGGGGACAAGGTGATCGTCAACCTGCCCGCCACCCTGGAGCTGGCCACGCCCAACGTCTATGCGGACCAGATCGAGTGGATGCACCGCAACCTGGCCAGGCGCGACAGCGTGGTCATCTCAGTGCATCCCCACAACGACAGGGGCTGCGCCGTGGCCGCCGCCGAACTGGCCCAGCTGGCCGGGGCCGAGCGCGTGGAGGGCTGCCTGTTCGGCAACGGCGAGCGCACCGGCAACGCCGACTTGGTGACCCTGGCGCTCAACCTGCACACCCAGGGCATCGTGCCCGGGCTGGATTTCAGGCGCATGGCCGAGGTGACCGCCGCCATGGAGGAGCTCACCCGCCTGCCCGTCCACCCGCGCCACCCCTACGCGGGCGAGCTGGTGTTCACCGCCTTCTCCGGCTCCCACCAGGACGCCATCAAGAAGGGCTTCGCCGCGCGCACGCCCGAGTCGCTCTGGAACGTGCCCTACCTGCCCATCGACCCGGCGGACCTGGGGCGCGGCTACGAGGCCATCGTGCGGGTCAACGGCCAGTCCGGCAAGGGCGGCGTGGCCTATGTGATGGAGGCCACCTACGGGCTGGTGATGCCGCGCAGGCTCCAGGTGGAGTTCGCGGCCGCGGTGCAGCGCCACGCCGACACCCACGGCGGCGAGATACCGCCCGAGACGCTCTGGAAGCTCTTCGCCCGCGAATACCTGGAGAAGACCAAGCCCATCCTCTACGCCGGGCACCAGTTGGTGGACGTTCCCGGCCGCCAGGGCATCCGCCTGGAGGTGGGCGCGGGCAAGCGCACCGTCTGCGCCATGGGCGAGGGCAACGGCCCGCTGGACGCGGCCGTGCATGCGCTGGGTCTGCCGCTGCGCATCCACTCCTATGAGGAGCGGGCTCTTGGGGTGGGAGCGGACGCCAGGGCCGCCTCCTTCGTGGAGGTGAGCCTGGACGGAGTGACCGGGAGCACCTTCGGCGTGGGATTGAGCCCCAACATCGTCACTTCGGCCATCCTGGCCGTGCTCTCGGGAGCCAACAGGCTCCTGGCGCGCCTGCCCAAGGACAAGCGCCAGGATCTGCTGGACATGCTGCTGGGGGAATAA
- a CDS encoding 2-amino-3,7-dideoxy-D-threo-hept-6-ulosonate synthase produces MHIGKTIRLERIINRDTGRAIIVPLDHGVTVGPIDGIIDMRDTVTKIVEGGANAVLMHKGVVPCGHRARGRDIGLIVHLSASTSLSPFPGAKTLVCEVEEAIQLGADAVSVHLNLGDESERDMLADMGRISREAARWGIPVLAMVYGRGPKIKNEFDPEVVAHCARVGMELGADMVKVPYTGDPESFARVVAGARVPVLIAGGPKTPTTRDFLRMVADSIQAGGSGLSVGRNIFQHKDPTRLLQALGKIVHDGGDVEDALAGLGE; encoded by the coding sequence ATGCACATCGGCAAAACCATCCGTCTCGAACGCATCATCAACCGCGACACCGGCAGGGCCATCATCGTGCCCCTGGACCACGGCGTCACGGTCGGCCCCATCGACGGCATCATCGACATGCGCGACACCGTGACCAAGATCGTTGAGGGCGGGGCCAACGCCGTGCTCATGCACAAGGGCGTGGTGCCCTGCGGCCACAGGGCGCGCGGGCGCGACATCGGGCTGATCGTCCACCTCTCGGCCTCCACCTCGCTCTCGCCCTTCCCCGGGGCCAAGACCCTGGTCTGCGAAGTGGAGGAGGCCATCCAACTGGGCGCTGACGCCGTGAGCGTGCATCTGAACCTGGGCGACGAGTCCGAGAGGGACATGCTGGCGGACATGGGGCGCATCAGCCGCGAGGCCGCGCGCTGGGGCATTCCGGTGCTGGCCATGGTCTACGGGCGCGGCCCCAAGATCAAGAACGAGTTCGACCCCGAGGTAGTGGCTCACTGCGCCCGCGTGGGCATGGAGCTGGGCGCGGACATGGTCAAGGTGCCCTACACCGGCGACCCCGAGAGCTTCGCCCGCGTGGTGGCCGGTGCGCGCGTGCCCGTGCTCATCGCGGGCGGGCCCAAGACGCCCACCACCAGGGACTTCCTGCGCATGGTGGCGGATTCCATCCAGGCGGGCGGTTCCGGCCTGTCGGTTGGCCGCAACATCTTCCAGCACAAGGACCCCACCCGCCTGCTGCAGGCCCTGGGCAAGATCGTGCACGACGGCGGCGACGTTGAGGACGCCCTGGCCGGGCTGGGGGAATAG
- a CDS encoding MoaD/ThiS family protein encodes MKVTVELVGQLGRARPSGHAPAQSETLPEGATLGELLARLGIANAGELIALQDGTPARPDTPLRDGAEIRLIPMVDGG; translated from the coding sequence ATGAAGGTCACGGTCGAATTGGTGGGCCAATTGGGGCGCGCCCGCCCTTCCGGGCATGCGCCCGCCCAATCCGAGACTCTGCCCGAGGGCGCGACCCTGGGCGAGCTGTTGGCCCGGCTGGGCATTGCCAATGCGGGCGAGCTGATCGCCCTGCAGGACGGAACCCCCGCCAGGCCGGACACCCCGCTGCGCGACGGAGCGGAGATTCGACTTATTCCCATGGTTGACGGGGGGTGA
- the moaA gene encoding GTP 3',8-cyclase MoaA → MNRDSSPPAPQLADGFGREVSYLRVSVTDRCNLRCVYCRPVHDFQQLSHRDLLSYEEYLRVIRLAAPLGLTKIRLTGGEPLARRGFPDFLARVMEAAPGLDVRLTTNGTLLGPQAKMLASLGLRAVNISLDTLDRESFHRITGMDLYAEARASIEASLEAGLRVKVNAVAMRGVNDHELPGFIELARTLPLDMRFIEFMPIGGGTTWDESRFWAASDILESARRFADLTPVPPVKGSHGPARMWKIEGGMGRLGVISGLSGHYCLSCNRLRLTCDGKLRPCLYSDKEYRLRPLLRSPRTSDGKLLEVLRRALARKPMGYKLLDERHKRAVCSRAMTAIGG, encoded by the coding sequence ATGAATCGTGATTCCAGCCCTCCAGCCCCGCAACTGGCCGACGGCTTCGGACGCGAAGTCAGCTATCTGCGGGTCAGCGTCACGGACAGGTGCAATCTGCGCTGCGTCTACTGCAGGCCTGTGCACGACTTTCAGCAACTCAGCCACAGGGACCTGCTCTCCTACGAGGAGTACCTGCGCGTCATCCGCCTGGCCGCTCCGCTGGGCCTGACCAAGATCCGCCTCACCGGCGGCGAGCCCCTGGCCAGGCGCGGCTTCCCGGACTTCCTGGCCCGGGTGATGGAGGCCGCCCCGGGCCTGGACGTGCGCCTGACCACCAACGGCACGCTCCTGGGCCCGCAGGCGAAAATGCTGGCCTCCCTTGGGCTGCGCGCCGTGAACATCTCCCTCGACACGCTCGACCGCGAGAGCTTCCACCGCATCACCGGCATGGACCTCTACGCCGAGGCCAGGGCCTCCATCGAGGCCAGCCTGGAGGCGGGGCTGCGGGTGAAGGTCAACGCCGTGGCCATGCGCGGCGTCAACGACCACGAGCTCCCCGGCTTCATCGAGCTGGCCCGCACCCTCCCGCTGGACATGCGCTTCATCGAGTTCATGCCCATCGGCGGCGGCACCACCTGGGACGAGTCGCGCTTCTGGGCGGCCTCCGACATCCTGGAGAGCGCCCGCCGCTTCGCGGACCTCACGCCCGTCCCGCCGGTCAAGGGCAGCCACGGCCCGGCCCGCATGTGGAAGATCGAGGGCGGCATGGGCAGGCTGGGCGTCATCTCGGGCCTCTCCGGCCACTATTGCCTGAGCTGCAACCGCCTGCGCCTGACCTGCGACGGCAAGCTCAGGCCCTGCCTCTACTCCGACAAGGAATACCGGCTGCGGCCCCTGCTGCGCTCCCCCAGGACCAGCGACGGCAAACTGCTGGAGGTGCTCAGGCGCGCCCTGGCCCGCAAACCCATGGGCTACAAACTTCTGGACGAGCGCCACAAGCGGGCGGTCTGCTCCAGGGCCATGACGGCCATCGGCGGATAG
- the glp gene encoding gephyrin-like molybdotransferase Glp, whose protein sequence is MEKGFLELISPEQFRGVLATFSRLTSETLPLEGCLGRYLAAPVASREDLPALPRSGMDGYAVRAADCFGTTETNPSYLDLAGELDITEVSTEELQPGTCVRVVTGSSLPPGADAVVMVEHTADLGGGTIEIRKPSAPGENMMLAGEDAHAGQTALEPGIPLRPSEIAFLAALGILEVPVGRRPVAAILSTGDELIPPSATPRPGQIRDANAPALAAMAMQAGAEPLRMGIVPDSLEAIAAALAEAVDKADAVFLSGGSSVGVRDLTVEALSLLPDTELLVHGLAVSPGKPTILARSRGKAVWGLPGQVASAQVVMFVFGCPFLAHLAGDQAAFTRPRPSVRAVLARNVASRQGREDYVRVRLEESGDGGLKAHPLLGKSGLVKTLVQAQGLVRIPADLEGLEAGTTHQVVLL, encoded by the coding sequence ATGGAAAAAGGTTTTCTGGAACTCATCTCCCCGGAGCAGTTCCGGGGCGTTCTGGCCACGTTCTCCCGCCTGACCTCCGAGACCCTGCCCCTTGAAGGCTGCCTGGGCCGCTATCTGGCCGCGCCGGTCGCCTCCCGCGAGGATCTGCCCGCCCTGCCCCGCTCCGGCATGGACGGTTACGCCGTTCGCGCCGCCGACTGCTTCGGCACCACCGAGACCAACCCCTCCTACCTGGATCTGGCGGGCGAGCTGGACATAACCGAGGTCTCCACCGAGGAACTCCAGCCCGGCACCTGCGTGCGTGTGGTCACAGGGTCGAGCCTGCCCCCGGGCGCCGACGCGGTGGTCATGGTGGAGCACACGGCGGACTTGGGCGGCGGCACCATCGAGATCAGGAAGCCCTCGGCCCCGGGCGAGAACATGATGCTCGCCGGGGAGGACGCCCACGCCGGGCAGACCGCGCTGGAACCCGGCATCCCGCTGCGCCCCTCCGAGATCGCCTTCCTGGCGGCGCTGGGCATCCTGGAGGTTCCGGTGGGGCGGCGGCCCGTGGCGGCCATCCTCTCCACCGGGGACGAGCTCATCCCGCCATCCGCCACCCCCCGACCCGGCCAGATCCGCGACGCCAACGCCCCGGCCCTGGCCGCCATGGCCATGCAGGCCGGAGCCGAGCCCCTGCGCATGGGCATCGTTCCCGACAGCCTGGAGGCCATCGCCGCGGCCCTGGCCGAAGCCGTGGACAAGGCCGACGCGGTGTTCCTCTCCGGCGGCAGCTCCGTGGGCGTGCGCGACCTGACTGTGGAGGCCCTCTCCCTGCTGCCCGACACCGAGCTTCTGGTGCACGGCCTGGCCGTGAGCCCCGGCAAGCCCACCATCCTGGCGCGCTCGCGGGGCAAGGCCGTGTGGGGCTTGCCCGGGCAGGTGGCCTCGGCCCAGGTGGTCATGTTCGTCTTCGGCTGCCCCTTCCTGGCCCACCTGGCCGGGGATCAGGCCGCCTTCACCCGGCCCAGGCCCTCGGTGCGCGCCGTGCTGGCCCGCAACGTGGCCTCGCGCCAGGGCCGGGAGGATTACGTGCGCGTGCGCCTGGAGGAATCCGGCGACGGCGGGCTCAAGGCCCATCCGCTGCTCGGCAAGTCCGGGCTGGTCAAAACCCTGGTTCAGGCCCAGGGGCTGGTCCGCATCCCGGCGGACCTGGAGGGCCTGGAGGCCGGGACAACCCACCAGGTGGTGCTGCTATGA
- a CDS encoding molybdopterin biosynthesis protein has product MNAKRNIYLRTMPIAEALDRTRAALDRNTLVGVESVPTDQALGRVTARPVLARLSSPTYHCAAMDGIAVRAETTFSAREGSPVTLEPDEGFGMVNTGHPLPPGMDAVAMIEHVVFTEDGKAQLEAPVAPWTHVRRIGEDIVATELILPRRRVLSAYDIGALLSCGVWEVDVYEQVRMAVIPTGDEVLDYTSRPEPGPGQVVESNSVMLCALAQGWGVDARRRPPVPDSLEALSRAVDDALDTPAHIVTLVAGSSAGSKDFTRAVIERFGEVIVHGIQAMPGKPSLLGVARGKLIVGAPGYPVSSVVCFEELVGPLVAWLTRREPQRRQSVTVRLAKDAPSRPGLTEFLRLAVGRVGDGYSALPLSRGAGLITTLTRAQAVAQIPPDKEGLARGEEVRAELLVSPDELERTLVVVGSHDMTLDLLADELMRQDPPMRLASSHVGSLGGLAALAQGTALLAGSHLLDTETGDFNFSFIQKHLPGREVAVINLAVRHQGLIVARGNPKNIQGVADLARQDVRFVNRQRGAGTRILLDYHLKLAGLSPAQVQGYSQEETTHMGVAANVQNGGADCGLGVYAAAKALGLGFVPLARERYDLVMPLASLEEPRVQALLKVMGDEGFKAKLAEVGGYEPTWCGERMSPGMGLPPEAGEPQA; this is encoded by the coding sequence ATGAACGCCAAGCGAAACATCTACCTGCGCACAATGCCCATCGCCGAGGCACTGGACCGCACGCGCGCCGCGCTGGACCGCAACACGCTCGTGGGCGTGGAGTCCGTCCCCACCGACCAGGCCCTGGGCCGCGTCACGGCCCGGCCCGTGCTGGCCCGGCTGAGCTCCCCCACGTACCACTGCGCGGCCATGGACGGCATCGCCGTTCGCGCAGAGACCACCTTCTCTGCCCGCGAGGGCAGCCCCGTGACCCTGGAGCCGGACGAGGGCTTCGGCATGGTCAACACCGGCCACCCCCTGCCCCCGGGCATGGACGCCGTGGCCATGATCGAGCACGTGGTCTTCACCGAGGACGGCAAGGCCCAGTTGGAGGCCCCCGTGGCCCCCTGGACCCACGTGCGCCGCATCGGCGAGGACATCGTGGCCACAGAACTCATCCTGCCCCGGCGCAGGGTGCTCTCGGCCTACGACATCGGGGCGCTGCTCTCCTGCGGGGTGTGGGAGGTGGACGTCTACGAGCAGGTGCGCATGGCCGTTATCCCCACCGGGGACGAGGTGCTGGACTACACCTCCAGGCCCGAGCCCGGCCCCGGCCAGGTGGTGGAGTCCAACTCCGTGATGCTCTGCGCCCTGGCCCAGGGCTGGGGCGTGGACGCCCGCCGCCGCCCGCCCGTGCCCGACAGCCTGGAGGCCCTCTCCCGCGCGGTGGACGACGCCCTGGACACCCCGGCCCACATCGTCACCCTGGTGGCCGGGTCGTCGGCGGGCAGCAAGGATTTCACCCGCGCCGTGATCGAGCGCTTCGGCGAGGTCATCGTGCACGGCATCCAGGCCATGCCCGGCAAGCCCTCGCTGCTTGGCGTGGCGCGCGGCAAGCTCATCGTGGGCGCGCCGGGGTATCCCGTCTCCTCCGTGGTCTGCTTTGAGGAGCTGGTCGGGCCGCTGGTGGCCTGGCTCACCCGCCGCGAACCCCAACGCCGCCAAAGCGTGACCGTGCGCCTGGCCAAGGACGCCCCCTCCCGCCCGGGCCTCACCGAATTCCTGCGCCTGGCCGTGGGCCGCGTGGGCGACGGCTACTCCGCGCTGCCGCTCTCGCGCGGGGCCGGGCTCATCACCACCCTGACGCGCGCCCAGGCCGTGGCCCAGATCCCGCCCGACAAGGAGGGACTGGCCAGGGGCGAGGAGGTCCGGGCCGAGCTGCTGGTCTCCCCCGACGAGCTGGAGCGCACCCTGGTGGTGGTGGGCAGCCACGACATGACCCTGGACCTGCTGGCCGACGAGCTCATGCGCCAGGACCCGCCCATGCGCCTGGCCTCCAGCCACGTGGGCAGCCTGGGCGGGCTGGCGGCCCTGGCCCAGGGCACGGCCCTGCTGGCGGGCTCGCACCTGCTGGACACCGAGACGGGCGATTTCAACTTTTCCTTCATCCAGAAGCACCTGCCAGGCAGGGAGGTGGCGGTCATCAATCTGGCCGTGCGGCACCAGGGCCTCATCGTGGCCCGCGGCAACCCCAAGAACATCCAGGGCGTTGCCGACCTGGCCCGGCAGGACGTGCGCTTCGTCAACCGCCAGCGCGGCGCGGGCACGCGCATCCTGCTGGACTACCACCTGAAGCTGGCGGGGTTATCGCCCGCGCAGGTGCAGGGCTACAGCCAGGAGGAGACCACGCACATGGGCGTGGCCGCCAACGTGCAGAACGGCGGCGCGGACTGCGGCCTGGGCGTGTACGCGGCGGCCAAGGCCCTGGGCCTCGGCTTCGTGCCCCTGGCCCGCGAGCGCTACGACCTGGTGATGCCCCTGGCCAGCCTGGAGGAGCCGCGCGTGCAGGCCCTGCTCAAGGTCATGGGCGACGAGGGCTTCAAGGCCAAGCTGGCCGAGGTGGGCGGCTACGAGCCCACCTGGTGCGGGGAGCGCATGAGCCCCGGCATGGGGCTGCCGCCCGAGGCGGGCGAGCCGCAGGCGTAA
- a CDS encoding GNAT family N-acetyltransferase, with protein MSKQVMVRCTFERHAGAILEIFNEAILHSTALYDYEPRPPESMTGWFEAKRTGGFPVIGVEDGAGTLLGFGSYGVFRAWPAYKYTVEHSVYVHKEHRGRGLGRTLMRELIAAARQNGVHAMVGGIDASNAGSIALHEKLGFRHAGTLPQVGFKFGRWLDLAFYQLLLDTPAQPVDG; from the coding sequence ATGAGCAAACAGGTCATGGTGCGCTGCACCTTCGAGCGCCACGCCGGGGCCATCCTGGAGATATTCAACGAGGCGATCCTGCATTCGACCGCGCTCTACGACTACGAGCCGCGGCCGCCGGAGAGCATGACCGGCTGGTTCGAGGCCAAGCGGACCGGCGGCTTCCCGGTGATCGGCGTCGAGGACGGAGCGGGGACGCTGCTGGGCTTCGGCAGCTATGGCGTGTTTCGAGCCTGGCCCGCCTACAAGTACACCGTGGAGCATTCCGTATACGTGCACAAGGAGCATCGCGGCCGGGGGCTCGGGCGCACGCTGATGCGGGAGCTCATCGCGGCGGCCCGCCAGAACGGCGTGCACGCCATGGTCGGCGGCATCGACGCTTCCAACGCCGGGAGCATCGCCCTGCACGAGAAGCTCGGCTTCAGGCACGCGGGCACCCTGCCACAGGTCGGCTTCAAGTTCGGCCGCTGGCTGGACCTGGCCTTCTACCAGCTGCTGCTGGATACGCCCGCCCAGCCCGTCGACGGCTAG
- a CDS encoding LysM peptidoglycan-binding domain-containing protein, producing MRSSVKALLILCLVLLPACAKKYQADNQDMKPNLDPELSQDFLKIKRPRPLTEQEKKALASKTDIPFNLDVRETEDVQMFLTYFTQERRETMHRWLERAAPHLPYIRAVLATYKLPPDIIALPFIESGYNTMAYSPAGAGGMWQFMPATGRRFNLTVDWWVDERRNPYLATVAAAKYLTELNNMFNDWNLALAAYNCGEGKMSRVISQSGQNDFFDIAKNPNLLKQETRHYVPKFLAVLKIFKNLEALGFTPVKWDAGQVLEEVALPGGTDLAALSEACGMNWEEFHKYNPGFRRQVSPPDRESPGYVPVEKKQLALNYLANPSCVANRGIRSYPVTAADTWWNVSKRTGVPVAALRQMNPSCGDALTPDQTVYVPLDGSAQDSAMADLDEKPGKGSESQKAVVYRYKRGDSLASVARQYGVSKAELMRANGIKNEKYVSLGASLTIPGKFVAASPAACPPPAVAAQQGDQPRSVELKKGQTLQQVAQTYKVDVKALMAANGLRSEKDAKPGRKLVLPVSLAAAPAAAPAAAQTQASAQGKGAPAAQAVPAQAPAQAKAAPAAAPAKAAPAPAQAPAPAKPEPKAQAAAVAANAKGQPAPAKPAEQKKPAAGGAQLYSVGNGDTVWSIARKFKVDPHALLAWNNLDKSVQLKPGDKLTIKTQ from the coding sequence ATGCGATCATCCGTCAAAGCACTGCTCATATTATGCCTGGTGCTGCTCCCCGCCTGCGCCAAGAAATACCAGGCCGACAACCAGGACATGAAGCCCAACCTGGACCCCGAACTCTCCCAGGACTTCCTGAAGATCAAGCGCCCCAGGCCCCTGACCGAGCAGGAGAAGAAGGCCCTGGCCTCCAAGACGGACATCCCCTTCAACCTGGACGTGCGCGAAACCGAAGACGTGCAGATGTTCCTGACCTACTTCACGCAGGAACGCCGCGAAACCATGCACCGCTGGCTGGAGCGCGCCGCGCCGCACCTGCCCTACATACGCGCCGTGCTCGCCACCTACAAGCTCCCGCCGGACATCATCGCCCTGCCTTTCATCGAGTCGGGCTACAACACCATGGCCTACTCCCCGGCCGGCGCGGGCGGCATGTGGCAGTTCATGCCCGCCACGGGCCGGCGCTTCAACCTCACCGTGGACTGGTGGGTGGACGAGCGCCGCAACCCCTACCTGGCCACCGTGGCGGCGGCGAAGTATCTCACCGAGCTCAACAACATGTTCAACGACTGGAACCTGGCCCTGGCAGCCTACAACTGCGGCGAGGGCAAGATGAGCCGGGTGATCAGCCAGTCGGGCCAGAACGACTTCTTCGACATCGCCAAGAACCCGAACCTGCTCAAGCAGGAGACGCGGCACTACGTGCCCAAGTTCCTGGCCGTGCTGAAGATCTTCAAGAACCTGGAAGCCCTGGGCTTCACCCCCGTGAAATGGGACGCCGGGCAGGTGCTGGAGGAGGTGGCGCTTCCGGGCGGCACGGACCTGGCCGCCCTGTCCGAGGCCTGCGGCATGAACTGGGAGGAGTTCCACAAGTACAACCCGGGCTTCCGCAGGCAGGTGAGCCCGCCGGACCGCGAGAGCCCCGGCTACGTGCCCGTGGAGAAGAAGCAGCTGGCGCTCAACTATCTGGCCAACCCCAGCTGCGTGGCCAACAGGGGCATACGCTCCTATCCCGTCACCGCCGCCGACACCTGGTGGAACGTCTCCAAGCGCACGGGCGTGCCCGTGGCGGCCCTGCGCCAGATGAACCCCTCCTGCGGCGACGCCCTGACCCCGGACCAGACCGTCTACGTTCCTCTGGACGGCTCCGCGCAGGACTCCGCCATGGCCGACCTGGACGAGAAGCCCGGCAAGGGGTCTGAAAGCCAGAAGGCGGTCGTGTACCGCTACAAGCGGGGCGACTCCCTGGCCTCCGTGGCCAGGCAGTACGGCGTGAGCAAGGCCGAGCTCATGCGGGCCAACGGCATCAAGAACGAGAAATACGTCTCCCTGGGCGCCAGCCTGACCATCCCCGGCAAGTTCGTGGCCGCAAGCCCCGCCGCCTGCCCCCCGCCGGCCGTGGCCGCGCAGCAGGGCGATCAGCCGCGCAGCGTGGAGCTGAAAAAGGGCCAGACCCTGCAGCAGGTGGCCCAGACCTACAAGGTGGACGTGAAGGCGCTCATGGCGGCCAACGGGCTCAGGTCCGAGAAGGACGCCAAGCCGGGCAGGAAGCTCGTGCTGCCGGTGTCCCTTGCGGCCGCGCCAGCGGCGGCCCCCGCTGCGGCTCAGACCCAGGCTTCGGCCCAGGGCAAGGGAGCCCCGGCGGCTCAGGCCGTCCCCGCGCAAGCCCCGGCTCAGGCCAAGGCAGCTCCGGCCGCAGCTCCGGCCAAGGCCGCACCGGCTCCCGCGCAAGCCCCTGCCCCGGCCAAGCCTGAGCCTAAGGCCCAGGCCGCCGCCGTTGCCGCCAACGCCAAGGGCCAGCCTGCCCCCGCGAAGCCCGCCGAGCAGAAGAAGCCCGCCGCCGGTGGCGCGCAGCTCTACAGCGTGGGCAACGGCGACACGGTCTGGAGCATCGCGCGCAAGTTCAAGGTGGACCCCCACGCCCTGCTGGCCTGGAACAACCTGGACAAGTCAGTGCAGCTCAAGCCGGGAGACAAGCTGACCATCAAGACGCAGTAG
- a CDS encoding TrmH family RNA methyltransferase: MDNVVMGRKPVLELVQREPAIVEQVLIRQGLQGQDIKELTNLCRDAGIRFRFLPAEALERTVPDCRQGVAAFIFGQSFVPLESLLESARHAPLPVVLALDQVQDPGNVGTLARTLLALGGGGLIVPKHHGSRLGGSASKASAGALERIPVHQCVNLSRDLEECAQEGYTIYKAEAGPEGKDVFTAQVRFPLVLVLGGEEKGVRPGVAKHCDESLFIPMPGEFDSLNVAQAGAVILGQMARQAFAGK, encoded by the coding sequence ATGGACAACGTGGTCATGGGCCGCAAACCCGTGCTGGAACTGGTGCAGCGCGAACCGGCCATCGTGGAGCAGGTGCTCATTCGCCAGGGGCTGCAAGGCCAGGACATCAAGGAACTGACCAACCTCTGCCGCGATGCGGGAATCCGCTTCCGCTTCCTGCCTGCGGAAGCTCTGGAGCGCACCGTGCCGGACTGCAGGCAGGGCGTCGCCGCATTCATATTCGGTCAGTCCTTCGTGCCTCTGGAATCCCTTCTGGAGTCGGCGCGCCACGCGCCGCTTCCCGTGGTGTTGGCGCTGGACCAGGTGCAGGACCCCGGCAACGTGGGCACCCTGGCCCGCACCCTGCTGGCCCTGGGCGGCGGCGGGCTCATCGTGCCCAAGCACCACGGCTCGCGCCTGGGCGGGTCGGCCTCCAAGGCTTCGGCGGGCGCGCTCGAGCGCATCCCCGTGCACCAGTGCGTGAACCTCTCGCGCGATCTGGAAGAATGCGCACAGGAGGGCTACACGATCTACAAGGCCGAAGCGGGCCCCGAAGGCAAGGACGTGTTCACGGCCCAGGTGCGCTTCCCCCTGGTTCTGGTGCTGGGCGGCGAGGAGAAGGGCGTGCGCCCGGGCGTGGCAAAGCACTGCGACGAGAGCCTGTTCATCCCCATGCCCGGGGAGTTCGACTCCCTCAACGTGGCCCAGGCCGGGGCCGTGATCCTGGGCCAGATGGCCCGGCAGGCCTTCGCGGGAAAATAG